CGGTGGGCACCACCGCGGGCGTGGTCGCCATGTTCGCCACGGCGTTCGTCCCGGTGGCGCGGCTGCGCCTGGGACTGCGCCCCACACTGGCCTTCCCGCCCGGTGTGGCGCGCCGGGTACGCGGCCTGGCCGTCGCCGCACTGCTGCCACTGGTCGCCATGCAGCTCAGCATGCTGCTGGCTCTGACGCTGGCCAACCGGGGCGGGGGAGAAGGCGCCGCGGTGCAGTACAGCTACGCGTGGAGCCTGTTCACCCTGCCCTACGGCGTCGTCGCGATCCCGATCGCCACCAGCGCCTTCACCACGCTGTCGGTGCGCCACAGCAAGCGCGACGGCCCCGGCTACAACGCCGTCCTGGCCATGAGTTCACGCGCCACCCTGCTGGTCACGGCGGCCCTGGCCACGGCTCTGGCCGCGGCGGCCGGGCCGGTGGCGCAGGTGTTCGCCCGCAGCGACCCGGCGCCGCTGGAGCGGGCGCTGCTCACCTACGCCCCCGGCATCGCGGGTTTCGGCCTGATCGCACTGCTCGGCAAGGCGCTCTACGCCTCGCACCACGGCCGTCCGGCCGCACTGGCCCAGATCGCGGGATGGCTGGTGGCCATGGCGGCCAACGCCGTCCTGGTGGCGCTCGCCCCGCGCGACTGGGCGGTCGCCGCGCTGGGGGCCGGCACGTCGCTGGGCCTGAGCCTGGCGGCCCTGCTGCTCCTCGCCGCGGCGCTGCGCGCCCACGGCCGCGACGCGTTCGCGGGCCTGGGCCGCGCCGCGCTGGCCGTGCTGCTCGGCGCCGGTCTGGGCTACGCCTGCGGAGCGTCGGTCGTCCACCTCTTCGAGGTCACCGGCCTATGGTCGAATGTCGGGGTCGGCCTGCTCGGCGGAGCGGTCACCCTCGCGGTCTTCGGCGCCGTCGCCGCCGTGATCGACGGCCGGGCGGTGCGGGCCGCGCTCACCCGCCGGATGAACACCCCGGGGACGCGGGCCCCGGACAGGGACGAAGGTGGAGAGGGAACGCATGAGTGAGCTGCGGATCGCGATGGCCATCGCGACCAGCGGCGGGGGTGTGGGCAACCACGTCCGCTCACTGAGCGCCGGCCTGGACGCGCGCGGCCACCGGGTCGCCGTGATCGGCCCGCCCGCGACCGAGGACCGCTTCGGCTTCACCGCGGCCGGCGCCCGCTTCGCGCCCGTCGACGTCGGCGCCAGGCCGAGGCCGGCCTCCGACCTCGCGGCGATCGGGAAGCTGCGCCGCATGCTCGCCGGCGTCGACGTCGTGCACGCCCACGGCATCCGCGCCGGCGCGCTGTGCGCGCTGGCCCAGGCCTCCCCGCTCATCGTCACGCTGCACAACGCCCCGCCCGCGGTCTCGGGCCCGCTGGGCCTGGCCTTCCCCGTGCTGGAACGCGTCGTCGCGCGCCGCGCCGACCTCGTGCTCGGCGTCTCGGGCGACCTGGTCGAGCGGATGCGTCTGCGGGGCGCCAAGGCCGTGGAGCGCGCCCTGGTGCCGGCTCCGGCGATGCCGCCGCCGGACCGCGCCGCCGCCGAGGTCCGCTCCGAGCTGGGCGTGGCGCAGGACCGTCCGCTGCTGCTGGTGGTGGCCAGGCTCGCCGAGCAGAAAGGGCTGCCGACGCTGCTGGAGGCCGCCGCGCTCTGGGCGCGCCGCGATCCGGCGCCCTTCGTGGCCATCGCGGGGGACGGGCCGCTCGAAGCCGACCTCGCCGCCCGCATCGCCGAGGGCGGCCTGCCGGTGCGGCTGCTCGGCCGCCGCACCGACGTCCCCGACCTGCTCGCCGCAGCCGACGCGTTCGTGCTGCCCAGCGTGTGGGAGGGCCAGCCGCTGGTGCTCCAGGAGGCGCTGCGGGCCAGGCTGCCCATCGTGGCGACCAGGGTGGGCGGGGTGCCCGATGTGGTGCGCGACGCCGGCCTGCTGGTGCCCGCGGGGGACGCGTCCGCGCTCGCCGATGCGGTCGGCCGGGTCCTGGACGAGCCCGCCACGGCCGGACGGCTGCGCACGCAGGCCGCGCTCATGGCCGAGACGCTGCCGACCGAGGACGACACCGTCGAGCAGGTGCTGAGCCTGTACCGCAGGCTCGCCGCCCGCAACGGCGCGGTCTCCTGAAGGCCCGCGCGGCCGGGCCGTCCCCGCGGTGACAAGACCCACACCCGGGGTGCACAAGAAGAGGCCTTCCGGGCGGTGTCCCGCGCACGGCCGGGATGGCATGATGAGACCCGGCCTTTCAATCGGCGGGAACCCATCCGCATGATTCCACGTTGATCGGTCAGAACAATCAGTGAGTGAGGGGAGTATCCCTTCCGCGGCGGTGTCGTCATCACGGATCGCAACGAGGCGAACCCGGTGCCGTCGGCCCGTGGCCGTGCCATGGGCGGGAGAGACCTCCGGTAGCACCCATGCCCGTACTTCACAGGCGGGCACCGCAACCGGAGGAGAATCCGTATGGATGTCCCCATGTGGGTCTGGCTTGTCACGATCGGCGCGATGGTCGTGATCCTGGCCCTGGACCTGGCGATCGTCGACCACCCCTGGAGCAAGAAGTCCGGGCCGAAGGAATTCGGCATGAAGCAGGCCGCGTGGTGGGCGGCCTTCT
This sequence is a window from Spinactinospora alkalitolerans. Protein-coding genes within it:
- the murJ gene encoding murein biosynthesis integral membrane protein MurJ, with amino-acid sequence MTWHRIRLLSSGVAGAAVLIAVVTTFARVAGFGRTVVFSQTVGDNCLGTAYVTANQLPNILFEIVIGGALAGMVVPVLAAAAERGDREHVRRTASALVTWVVLASVPLTLLLAALSVPAMALMLGGGGGCEPEALLTLSVRFLLVFTPQIMFYGLAAVLYGILQAHRRFLAPALAPLVSSLVVIAAYIAFVPLGGAYRDRIADLPLDAELTLSVGTTAGVVAMFATAFVPVARLRLGLRPTLAFPPGVARRVRGLAVAALLPLVAMQLSMLLALTLANRGGGEGAAVQYSYAWSLFTLPYGVVAIPIATSAFTTLSVRHSKRDGPGYNAVLAMSSRATLLVTAALATALAAAAGPVAQVFARSDPAPLERALLTYAPGIAGFGLIALLGKALYASHHGRPAALAQIAGWLVAMAANAVLVALAPRDWAVAALGAGTSLGLSLAALLLLAAALRAHGRDAFAGLGRAALAVLLGAGLGYACGASVVHLFEVTGLWSNVGVGLLGGAVTLAVFGAVAAVIDGRAVRAALTRRMNTPGTRAPDRDEGGEGTHE
- a CDS encoding glycosyltransferase family 4 protein produces the protein MSELRIAMAIATSGGGVGNHVRSLSAGLDARGHRVAVIGPPATEDRFGFTAAGARFAPVDVGARPRPASDLAAIGKLRRMLAGVDVVHAHGIRAGALCALAQASPLIVTLHNAPPAVSGPLGLAFPVLERVVARRADLVLGVSGDLVERMRLRGAKAVERALVPAPAMPPPDRAAAEVRSELGVAQDRPLLLVVARLAEQKGLPTLLEAAALWARRDPAPFVAIAGDGPLEADLAARIAEGGLPVRLLGRRTDVPDLLAAADAFVLPSVWEGQPLVLQEALRARLPIVATRVGGVPDVVRDAGLLVPAGDASALADAVGRVLDEPATAGRLRTQAALMAETLPTEDDTVEQVLSLYRRLAARNGAVS